The proteins below come from a single Triticum aestivum cultivar Chinese Spring chromosome 5D, IWGSC CS RefSeq v2.1, whole genome shotgun sequence genomic window:
- the LOC123119775 gene encoding protein DEHYDRATION-INDUCED 19 homolog 2 isoform X2 — translation MDMDTFERLQAETRLRDALMRLEEAEETDDDEERGAEEEELECPFCGEEFDGVGLCLHIEDEHAAETKAGGRWRNQRVSSGSPSSMYSALKKDAAHIQYRYGGSSRATSLNTVPDPLLSSFVGSFIDDDADSRKDAQEELLEKVIEKSDASEQKAEESAEEPLLPEEKEERTKRSQFVQGLVLSLMFDDIL, via the exons ATGGACATGGACACCTTCGAACGCCTCCAGGCCGAGACCAGGCTCCGCG ATGCGCTCATGCGgctcgaggaggcggaggagacCGACGACGACGAGGAGAGGGGCGCCGAGGAGGAGGAGCTGGAGTGCCCCTTCTGCGGGGAGGAGTTCGATGGCGTCGGCCTGTGCTTGCACATCGAGGACGAGCACGCGGCGGAGACCAAGGCCGGG GGCAGGTGGAGGAACCAGCGAGTTTCATCTGGATCACCTTCTTCAATGTATTCCGCATTGAAAAAGGATGCGGCGCACATACAATACCGCTACGGTGGATCCTCTCGTGCCACCTCGCTCAATACAGTGCCTGATCCTCTACTCTCCTCCTTTGTTGGTAGCTTCATTGATGATGATGCAGATTCGCGAAAAGATGCACAAGAAGAGTTATTGGAAAAAGTTATTGAGAAAAGTGATGCCTCGGAGCAGAAAGCAGAAGAAAG TGCTGAGGAGCCTTTGCTCcctgaggagaaggaggagagaacCAAGAGGAGCCAGTTCGTGCAGGGGCTGGTGCTGTCCCTGATGTTTGATGACATCTTGTGA
- the LOC123119775 gene encoding protein DEHYDRATION-INDUCED 19 homolog 4 isoform X1, with product MDMDTFERLQAETRLRDALMRLEEAEETDDDEERGAEEEELECPFCGEEFDGVGLCLHIEDEHAAETKAGVCPICTDRVGMDLVGHMTSEHPSFFKGRWRNQRVSSGSPSSMYSALKKDAAHIQYRYGGSSRATSLNTVPDPLLSSFVGSFIDDDADSRKDAQEELLEKVIEKSDASEQKAEESAEEPLLPEEKEERTKRSQFVQGLVLSLMFDDIL from the exons ATGGACATGGACACCTTCGAACGCCTCCAGGCCGAGACCAGGCTCCGCG ATGCGCTCATGCGgctcgaggaggcggaggagacCGACGACGACGAGGAGAGGGGCGCCGAGGAGGAGGAGCTGGAGTGCCCCTTCTGCGGGGAGGAGTTCGATGGCGTCGGCCTGTGCTTGCACATCGAGGACGAGCACGCGGCGGAGACCAAGGCCGGG GTGTGCCCTATATGCACAGATAGAGTTGGGATGGACTTGGTTGGGCACATGACCTCAGAGCATCCCAGTTTCTTCAAG GGCAGGTGGAGGAACCAGCGAGTTTCATCTGGATCACCTTCTTCAATGTATTCCGCATTGAAAAAGGATGCGGCGCACATACAATACCGCTACGGTGGATCCTCTCGTGCCACCTCGCTCAATACAGTGCCTGATCCTCTACTCTCCTCCTTTGTTGGTAGCTTCATTGATGATGATGCAGATTCGCGAAAAGATGCACAAGAAGAGTTATTGGAAAAAGTTATTGAGAAAAGTGATGCCTCGGAGCAGAAAGCAGAAGAAAG TGCTGAGGAGCCTTTGCTCcctgaggagaaggaggagagaacCAAGAGGAGCCAGTTCGTGCAGGGGCTGGTGCTGTCCCTGATGTTTGATGACATCTTGTGA